The Streptomyces sp. NBC_00576 genome contains the following window.
GACGCCTTCGCACAGCAGTTCGCCCCCGGTATCGGCGCCGAGATCATGGGGGCCGGGAAGTTCGGCCCGCCCGGCTGGCACGAGGACCCGGAGTGGAAGGGGTGGTGGGGGCCCAACCCGCCTTTCCACACACCGACCTTCGTCCTCACCCATCACCCGCGCCCCTCGATCGAGATGGAGGGCGGCACGACGTTCCACTTCCTCGACACGTCGCCCGCCAAGGCGCTCGAGACCGCCCGCGAGGCAGCGGACGGCCAGGACGTACGCATCGGCGGCGGACCCACCGTCGTCCGTGACTTCCTCGCCGCCGGGCTCATCGACCACCTGCACGTCGTGGTGGTCCCGGTCCTGCTCGGCCGGGGCGTACGTCTCTGGGACGGGCTGGAGGACATCGAGAAGGACTACGACGTCGAGGCCACGTCCTCGCCCACCGGCGTCACGCATGTGACCTTCACCCGAGCGGCCCGCTGACGCGCCTCACACCGATCCGGGCTCAGAAGAAGACCCCGCACCGCAGCAGCACGTTCGCGTACGGCCGGGCCTCCCCCGTCCGTACGATCAGCCGTGCCCCCGCCGACAGCTCCTTGAGCCGCTCGTGCGGGACAAGAGTGAGGGCGGGGTCGGGAAAGTGCCCGTCCAGCAGCTTCGCAGCCCCCGGATTCGCCGCCCGTACCTCCGTCGCCGCTGTCGCCCCCTCCACCACCAGCTCGGCCAGCAACCCGTCGAGGATCTCCGCGAAGGAAGGCACCCCGGCCCGGAAGGCCAGGTCGACGACGCGTGGCCCGGCCGGGATCGGCATACCGGCGTCGCACACCAGCACCCCGTCACCGTGGCCCAACTCGGCCAGCGCGCCCGCGAGATGACGGTTCAGGATTCCGCCCCGCTTCACTGGAGCCCACCTCGCACGGTCTCGCCGGCCGGCTTCCCCGGGCTGTCTGCCCGGCCGGGGCTCCCGCCCGCCGCGGAGCGGCTGTCGGACGCGGCAGCCCCCGGGAGAGCACCGCCCAGGGCCTCGACCTCCTCAGCGGTGGGGAAGGAATCCTGAGCGCCCGCCCGCGTCACCGCGGCCGCGCCCACCCGGGCCGCGTATCCCGCCGCCTGTGCCAACGACTCGCCCGCGCCCAGCCGCCAAGCGAGCGCGGCGGTGAACGCGTCGCCCGCCCCCGTGGTGTCCACGGCCTCCACCGGCACCGACGGCACCCGTACCCGCTCCCCGGCCCGTACGGCGACCAGCGCGCCCTCCGCGCCCAGCGTGATGACGACGGAGCGCGGCCCGAGCGCGAGCAGCGTCTTCGCCCAGTCCTCCGGCGAGTCGCCCAACTCGGCGTCCGCACCGGCGATCACCCGGGCCTCGTGCTCGTTCACGATCAACGGGTCGCAGGCCGCCAGGACTTCACGCGGCAACGGGCGAGGAGGGGACGGATTGAGGACGAACCGGCCCTCCGGAGACAGATTCCGTACGACCTCCACGACCGACTCCAGCGGAATCTCCAGCTGCGCCGACACCACCCGCGCCGCCTGGAACAGGCTTCCCGCGGCTCGGATGTCCTCGGGCGACAGCCGTCCGTTGGCGCCCGGCGACACCACGATGCTGTTGTCGCCCGACGGGTCCACCGTGATCAGCGCGACCCCCGTCGGCGCCCCGCCGACCAGGACGCCCACCGTGTCGACACCGGCGTCCCGCATCGAGTCGAGCAGCAGCCGGCCGTGGCCGTCGTTGCCGACCCGCGCCAGCAACGCCGTACGGGCCCCCAACCGGGCGGCGGCGACCGCCTGGTTGGCGCCCTTGCCCCCCGGGTGGACGACCAGGTCGGATCCGAGCACCGTCTCACCGGCCGCGGGCCGCCGCTCGACCACGGTGACCAGGTCGGCGTTGGCCGATCCCACGACCAGCAGGTCGTAGTCGTACATGAAGAGTCTCCCCATACACATCAGTTGTACCGGCCGACGGCCGGTCATTCGGTCGATTGCCCGGTTCGGACGGCCGGTCTGCCAGTGGGCGGGCCGGGCAGCCTCGACAAGAGGCGCCCGGCCGTCCCCCGATCCGGAGATACTGCTCAGCCGCCGAATGCCGCCACGTTCTCCTTCGTGACCAC
Protein-coding sequences here:
- a CDS encoding dihydrofolate reductase family protein, which translates into the protein MSLARVHNFTISLDGFGTGEGLSREAPFGHAGERLHQWMFTTRFWHEMTGQSGGTGGIDDAFAQQFAPGIGAEIMGAGKFGPPGWHEDPEWKGWWGPNPPFHTPTFVLTHHPRPSIEMEGGTTFHFLDTSPAKALETAREAADGQDVRIGGGPTVVRDFLAAGLIDHLHVVVVPVLLGRGVRLWDGLEDIEKDYDVEATSSPTGVTHVTFTRAAR
- the rbsD gene encoding D-ribose pyranase; this encodes MKRGGILNRHLAGALAELGHGDGVLVCDAGMPIPAGPRVVDLAFRAGVPSFAEILDGLLAELVVEGATAATEVRAANPGAAKLLDGHFPDPALTLVPHERLKELSAGARLIVRTGEARPYANVLLRCGVFF
- a CDS encoding ribokinase, producing the protein MYDYDLLVVGSANADLVTVVERRPAAGETVLGSDLVVHPGGKGANQAVAAARLGARTALLARVGNDGHGRLLLDSMRDAGVDTVGVLVGGAPTGVALITVDPSGDNSIVVSPGANGRLSPEDIRAAGSLFQAARVVSAQLEIPLESVVEVVRNLSPEGRFVLNPSPPRPLPREVLAACDPLIVNEHEARVIAGADAELGDSPEDWAKTLLALGPRSVVITLGAEGALVAVRAGERVRVPSVPVEAVDTTGAGDAFTAALAWRLGAGESLAQAAGYAARVGAAAVTRAGAQDSFPTAEEVEALGGALPGAAASDSRSAAGGSPGRADSPGKPAGETVRGGLQ